Proteins from a genomic interval of Synechococcus sp. A15-28:
- a CDS encoding UvrD-helicase domain-containing protein — protein MRFDPNRYPLDSGLRLLEASAGTGKTFALAHLALRLISEGAIPLSSLLVVTFTDAAASELRSRIGQRLQVALTGLEALERGVALPEADPVLQQWWQRAPQGQSRRDWISRVLMAMEQLDAAEITTIHGFCSRSLRRLAISSGAAMQQQLETDATALVQEVVQDLWQQHVLTLPLPQLQGLMLAGLSSDGLSAALERLDGDPQARLQTDGDDFDPNQPLGAQLEVSLQASWRRFVSCWTRDGVELEQCFRSTALQWKAMGCKPSPYSPKPTTDRCAQVDRWIAAQGSTPDLCSIRAQQKLLHDYFHPGVWCRTARKCGEDEPSLAAPELQRAIADLWDGPIERVWRYALQRGLQQLQRRRQRSGTVSFAGLLTAMDPGDAEASWLEPLQQRYRAVMVDEFQDTDPVQWRLLQRSFGGGSHLLLLVGDPKQAIYRFRGGDLDTYRRARGLVSRIDTLEDNYRTTPPLMAGLNALMAPGLPESGLEVPAVQARTARPGAVLPDGQQPLQLLQFEQELPTGKTAIEAAVPPAVAEVVMQLLMEQPALSPDQLCILVSRHDQAADLRRALAERGVPTRLVAQGDVLDSDAALVLQRLLDALAAPADDRRLRLLAASPLVGWSADRLRCEAQDPQLDALAQRLRQAADQLPRLGLLGCLSGLLDAERTAGLSEQGRMLGDLQQAARLVQEEMHRLGLDLAAAALWLRRQRLHPPSPLPAAREPHSDLSESAVAVVTVHRSKGLEFPVVICPYIWAGAKEARYVTGPLWRDGAAGGWRIALNRDWDLGWMLWQRSHAEQVAEAERLAYVAVTRARSQLLLLWAPCVPQQSVLQHWLFEADAETLRDLPLSQRSLQQETGQQRWRPPQPEQTLAIGATPQRIDRSWGRSSYSAWIAAPAAEAVLEQGRDQDPEAEEATAAGSEEWPDQGPLADFPRGAAAGDCLHRMLEQLPFQRSADWGPLIEQELQRSGLPLDWCEVVEQGLQQVLETPLGGPLAALPLNALTPDRRLHELSFDLPVRHACTDDLVEAFRLDPQARFGGDYIEQLSGLQVNCRGFLTGSIDLVFSDAADPQQARWWVADWKSNWIGERGESGGPSCCGPRHYNQLAMEEQMRHHHYPLQAHLYLVALHRHLQWRLPGYEPERHLGGYVYVFLRGMPGQAPEGDRPGRIVEPAPLQRVLALDRMLQQGAA, from the coding sequence ATGCGCTTTGACCCCAATCGCTACCCCCTCGACTCTGGTCTGCGGCTGTTGGAGGCGAGCGCCGGCACCGGCAAGACCTTTGCTCTGGCGCATCTCGCTCTGCGACTGATCAGCGAGGGCGCTATCCCCCTGTCCAGTCTGCTGGTGGTGACCTTCACCGACGCGGCCGCGTCGGAGTTGCGCTCCCGCATCGGTCAGCGTCTGCAGGTTGCGCTGACGGGGCTTGAGGCTCTCGAACGCGGTGTTGCCTTGCCGGAGGCTGATCCGGTGCTGCAGCAGTGGTGGCAGCGAGCACCCCAGGGCCAGTCCCGCCGCGACTGGATCAGCCGTGTGCTGATGGCCATGGAACAACTCGATGCCGCTGAGATCACCACCATCCATGGCTTCTGCAGTCGCAGCCTGCGCAGGCTGGCGATCAGCAGCGGTGCGGCGATGCAGCAGCAGCTGGAGACCGACGCGACGGCTCTCGTGCAGGAGGTGGTTCAGGACCTTTGGCAACAGCACGTGTTGACCCTCCCCCTGCCGCAGTTGCAGGGATTGATGCTGGCGGGACTGAGCTCCGACGGTCTGTCGGCTGCGCTGGAGCGTCTCGATGGAGATCCCCAGGCTCGGTTGCAGACGGATGGGGATGACTTCGATCCCAACCAGCCTTTGGGTGCGCAGCTGGAGGTTTCGCTTCAGGCCAGCTGGAGGCGTTTCGTGAGCTGTTGGACACGCGATGGCGTGGAACTGGAGCAATGCTTCCGATCGACGGCGCTTCAGTGGAAGGCGATGGGGTGCAAACCGTCGCCTTACAGCCCTAAACCAACCACTGATCGCTGCGCTCAGGTGGATCGCTGGATCGCAGCCCAGGGCTCCACCCCGGATCTCTGCTCGATCCGGGCGCAACAGAAACTGCTGCACGACTACTTCCATCCCGGCGTCTGGTGCAGGACGGCCCGCAAATGCGGTGAGGACGAGCCATCCCTGGCGGCGCCTGAGTTGCAACGGGCCATCGCGGACCTCTGGGATGGCCCGATCGAACGGGTCTGGCGCTACGCCCTGCAACGGGGATTGCAACAGCTCCAGCGGCGGCGGCAGCGCAGCGGCACCGTCAGCTTCGCTGGTCTGCTGACGGCGATGGATCCGGGTGACGCTGAGGCCTCGTGGTTGGAGCCGTTACAGCAGCGTTACCGCGCCGTGATGGTGGATGAATTTCAGGACACCGATCCGGTGCAGTGGAGGCTGCTGCAGCGAAGTTTCGGGGGTGGGTCGCACCTGCTGTTGCTGGTGGGTGATCCCAAGCAGGCGATCTATCGCTTCCGAGGTGGCGACCTGGACACCTATCGACGGGCCCGTGGGTTGGTGAGCCGGATCGACACGCTGGAGGACAACTACCGCACCACGCCACCGCTGATGGCGGGGCTGAATGCCCTGATGGCTCCAGGCCTGCCGGAGTCGGGGTTGGAGGTTCCGGCGGTTCAGGCCCGCACGGCACGGCCAGGGGCGGTCCTCCCCGACGGGCAGCAGCCCCTGCAGCTGCTGCAGTTCGAGCAGGAGCTTCCAACCGGAAAGACCGCCATCGAGGCGGCGGTACCGCCAGCAGTTGCCGAAGTGGTGATGCAACTGCTGATGGAGCAACCGGCCTTGAGCCCAGACCAGCTCTGCATTCTGGTGAGCCGGCATGACCAGGCCGCCGATCTGCGGCGGGCCCTGGCGGAACGGGGGGTACCCACACGGCTGGTGGCGCAGGGGGATGTGCTGGACAGCGACGCTGCGCTGGTGCTGCAGCGCTTGCTGGATGCTCTGGCGGCGCCAGCGGATGATCGCCGCCTGCGGTTATTGGCCGCCTCCCCCCTGGTGGGCTGGTCGGCCGATCGACTCCGTTGTGAGGCCCAGGATCCGCAGCTCGACGCCCTGGCCCAGCGCCTGCGCCAGGCGGCGGATCAGCTGCCGAGGCTGGGGCTGCTGGGTTGCCTGTCCGGGCTGTTGGACGCGGAACGCACGGCCGGCCTGTCCGAACAGGGCCGGATGCTGGGGGATCTGCAGCAGGCCGCCCGGCTGGTGCAGGAGGAGATGCACCGCCTGGGGCTGGATCTGGCCGCTGCTGCCCTGTGGCTGCGGCGGCAAAGGCTGCATCCCCCCAGCCCCCTGCCAGCGGCCCGCGAACCCCACAGCGATCTGTCGGAGAGCGCCGTGGCGGTGGTGACGGTTCATCGCAGCAAGGGTCTGGAATTTCCAGTGGTGATCTGCCCATACATCTGGGCTGGAGCCAAGGAGGCGCGCTACGTCACCGGCCCCCTGTGGCGGGATGGTGCGGCGGGAGGTTGGCGGATTGCCTTGAATCGCGACTGGGATCTCGGCTGGATGCTCTGGCAGCGCAGCCATGCTGAACAGGTGGCGGAGGCCGAGCGTCTGGCCTATGTCGCCGTCACCCGTGCACGTTCGCAGCTGCTGCTGCTCTGGGCCCCCTGCGTGCCGCAGCAGTCGGTGCTGCAGCACTGGCTGTTTGAGGCTGATGCGGAAACGCTGCGGGATCTGCCCCTCAGCCAGCGGTCGCTGCAGCAGGAGACCGGCCAGCAGCGTTGGCGACCGCCCCAGCCTGAACAGACGTTGGCGATTGGGGCCACGCCGCAGCGGATCGATCGCAGCTGGGGGCGTTCCAGTTACTCAGCCTGGATCGCTGCTCCGGCCGCGGAAGCGGTGTTGGAGCAGGGCCGTGACCAGGATCCAGAGGCCGAGGAGGCCACCGCCGCCGGCAGTGAGGAGTGGCCGGACCAGGGGCCATTGGCAGACTTCCCCCGCGGTGCGGCGGCCGGGGATTGCCTGCACCGCATGCTCGAACAACTTCCCTTTCAGCGTTCCGCCGATTGGGGGCCTTTGATCGAGCAGGAACTGCAGCGCTCAGGACTTCCCCTGGACTGGTGCGAGGTGGTGGAGCAGGGGCTGCAGCAGGTGCTGGAAACACCGTTGGGAGGGCCTTTAGCGGCCCTCCCCCTCAACGCCTTGACGCCGGATCGGCGCCTGCATGAGCTCAGCTTCGACCTGCCGGTGCGTCATGCCTGCACGGATGACCTTGTGGAGGCGTTCCGTTTGGATCCGCAGGCTCGCTTTGGCGGTGACTACATCGAACAGCTCAGTGGCCTCCAGGTGAACTGCCGCGGTTTTCTGACCGGATCGATTGACCTGGTGTTCAGTGATGCGGCCGACCCCCAGCAGGCCCGCTGGTGGGTGGCGGACTGGAAGAGCAACTGGATCGGTGAGCGCGGTGAGTCGGGCGGCCCCAGCTGTTGCGGCCCACGCCACTACAACCAGTTGGCGATGGAGGAGCAGATGCGTCACCACCACTACCCGCTGCAGGCCCATCTGTACCTGGTGGCTCTGCACCGGCATCTGCAATGGCGCCTACCCGGATACGAGCCTGAGCGTCATCTCGGTGGATACGTCTATGTCTTCCTTCGGGGCATGCCGGGACAGGCCCCTGAGGGTGATCGCCCTGGTCGCATCGTGGAACCGGCTCCCTTGCAACGGGTTCTGGCCCTGGATCGGATGTTGCAGCAGGGGGCGGCATGA
- a CDS encoding phosphomannose isomerase type II C-terminal cupin domain — MRVERPWGWYEDLLSAPGYKVKRLQIRRGQQLSLQRHGHRSESWTVVAGDGAVLTGERWVEAKAGLMLSIPCGVVHRARSTTSDLVILEVQHGDDLREDDIERLQDDYGRVIT, encoded by the coding sequence ATGCGGGTGGAGCGGCCCTGGGGCTGGTACGAGGACCTGCTGAGCGCTCCTGGCTACAAGGTGAAACGCCTGCAGATTCGCCGCGGTCAGCAGCTGTCCCTTCAGCGCCATGGCCACCGCAGTGAGAGCTGGACGGTGGTGGCTGGAGATGGCGCCGTGCTGACTGGTGAGCGCTGGGTCGAGGCGAAGGCGGGTCTGATGCTTTCCATTCCCTGCGGCGTTGTGCATCGCGCCCGAAGCACAACATCCGACCTGGTCATCCTTGAGGTCCAGCACGGCGATGATCTGCGTGAGGACGACATCGAACGACTCCAGGATGATTACGGCAGGGTGATAACTTGA
- a CDS encoding DEAD/DEAH box helicase: MNEQQLGETPCTVDLSASTLPEQASAEVFTTTIDSNKPESGFDGFGFSEALLKTLADKGYSEPSPIQKAAFPELMLGRDLVGQAQTGTGKTAAFALPLLERLASGQKTPQALVLAPTRELAMQVADSFKAYSAGHPHLKVLAVYGGTDFRSQINALRRGVDVVVGTPGRVMDHMRQGTLDTSGLRSLVLDEADEMLRMGFIDDVEWILEQLPQERQVVLFSATMPPEIRRLSKRYLKDPAEITIRTKDQEGKRIRQRSITVPMPHKLEALQRVLDACGGEGVIIFARTKAITLTVAETLEAGGHQVAVLNGDVPQNQRERTVERLRSGSVDILVATDVAARGLDVDRIGLVINYDMPFDSEAYVHRIGRTGRAGRTGEAVLFVTPRERRFINNLERATGQPIEPMEVPGNTAINQGRLDRLHKRLSEAAHKERPNAEEGALLKELLQRIGTELELSPDQLAYAALSMAIGPEPLLRQQGDDDWIQNHQRRDRERGDRRERRSDRPARASEENMQRYRVEVGHRDRVKPGNLVGAIAGETGLQGRAIGRIQIFDNHSLVDLPKGMPDDVFNSLRRLRVMNRELQITQAS, from the coding sequence ATGAATGAACAGCAGCTCGGGGAGACCCCGTGCACCGTCGATCTGTCCGCATCGACACTCCCAGAGCAGGCGTCCGCAGAGGTGTTCACCACCACGATCGACAGCAACAAGCCGGAATCTGGATTTGATGGATTCGGCTTCAGTGAGGCGTTGCTGAAGACCCTGGCGGATAAGGGATACAGCGAGCCTTCACCGATTCAGAAAGCGGCCTTCCCCGAATTGATGCTGGGCCGTGACCTTGTGGGTCAGGCCCAGACCGGTACCGGAAAAACAGCCGCCTTCGCCCTCCCATTGCTCGAACGGCTCGCCAGTGGCCAGAAGACACCGCAGGCACTCGTCCTGGCCCCCACCCGAGAGTTGGCGATGCAGGTGGCCGATTCATTCAAGGCCTATTCGGCTGGGCACCCCCATCTGAAGGTGCTTGCGGTTTATGGCGGCACCGACTTCCGCTCTCAGATCAATGCCCTGCGTCGTGGCGTGGATGTTGTGGTGGGAACACCCGGCCGGGTCATGGATCACATGCGGCAGGGAACCCTGGACACCTCCGGCCTGCGCAGCCTGGTGCTCGACGAGGCCGATGAAATGCTGCGCATGGGCTTCATCGACGACGTCGAATGGATCCTTGAACAGCTGCCGCAGGAACGGCAAGTGGTGCTGTTCTCCGCGACCATGCCGCCGGAGATCCGTCGGTTGTCGAAGCGCTACCTGAAGGACCCCGCCGAAATCACGATCCGCACCAAGGATCAGGAAGGCAAACGGATTCGTCAGCGTTCGATCACCGTGCCGATGCCCCACAAGCTGGAGGCTCTCCAGCGGGTGCTTGATGCCTGCGGTGGTGAAGGGGTCATCATTTTTGCCCGCACCAAGGCGATCACGCTCACCGTGGCGGAGACGCTTGAGGCCGGCGGGCACCAGGTGGCCGTGCTCAACGGGGATGTGCCGCAGAACCAGCGGGAGCGCACGGTGGAACGCTTGCGCAGCGGATCCGTTGACATCCTTGTGGCCACCGATGTGGCGGCCCGTGGCCTGGATGTGGATCGCATCGGATTGGTGATCAACTACGACATGCCCTTCGACAGTGAGGCCTACGTCCATCGCATCGGCCGCACCGGCCGGGCCGGCCGTACGGGTGAGGCGGTGTTGTTTGTGACGCCGCGGGAGCGACGCTTCATCAACAACCTCGAGCGGGCCACCGGTCAGCCGATCGAGCCGATGGAGGTCCCTGGCAACACGGCGATCAATCAGGGTCGACTCGATCGACTGCACAAGCGCCTCAGCGAAGCTGCCCACAAAGAGCGCCCCAATGCAGAGGAGGGGGCGTTGCTGAAGGAGCTGCTGCAACGCATCGGGACGGAACTGGAGCTCAGCCCCGATCAACTGGCCTACGCCGCCCTGAGCATGGCCATCGGTCCGGAGCCTCTGCTGCGACAGCAGGGCGACGACGACTGGATTCAGAACCACCAGCGCCGCGACCGTGAGCGGGGCGATCGCCGGGAGCGTCGCTCCGATCGTCCTGCCCGTGCTTCGGAGGAGAACATGCAGCGGTACCGCGTCGAGGTCGGCCACCGTGATCGTGTCAAGCCGGGCAATCTCGTGGGCGCCATCGCCGGTGAAACCGGTCTGCAGGGCCGGGCGATTGGTCGGATTCAGATCTTTGACAACCACAGCCTTGTGGATCTGCCCAAAGGCATGCCGGACGATGTCTTCAACAGCCTGCGACGGCTTCGGGTGATGAACCGAGAGCTGCAGATCACTCAGGCATCGTGA
- a CDS encoding AAA family ATPase, which produces MSSSWSPAFAAAVHAALLRRWPPASEGAELAQLSQALVEALERGELDLPLTPDRAAVVQASGWLDGGDSPLLQRGERIGWRRWLEAMDRVVEEVLERQPPSLAAPLEAAEPPSTLNPEQQAAVLAMDEAAVVLLSGGPGTGKTSTVVELLRRATQRHPSLRIGLAAPTGKAARRLGDAVCPRWRELPCFTLHRWLEATGDGFRRHRQQPLELDLLVVDEMSMVDLGLMSALLEALPDPCRLLLVGDPAQLPPVGSGAVWERLQDSDVRERLGPAAVELVQTYRNRGAMAALATTLRQEGMEAFRRDLEQLPATANVQHQRASLRRLPASVKDGWSERHLRLSNLARGLLQRPESELNDAATPLLLELERDLLLCPRRRGPWSLEDVHRALLGAGGWKDPLRWPEGVPVICGGNQPELGLANGDLGVKLGSGDQSRVLFRVMTADGQARVRRLHPARLTLLEPALALTIHRAQGSEAERVTVLWPQLQQDHVAYDSRLLYTAITRARGSLELITALQS; this is translated from the coding sequence ATGAGCAGCAGTTGGTCCCCAGCCTTTGCCGCAGCGGTGCACGCCGCCCTGCTGCGCCGCTGGCCACCGGCGTCAGAAGGTGCCGAGCTGGCCCAGCTCAGCCAGGCCCTCGTGGAGGCCCTGGAGCGCGGCGAGCTGGACCTGCCGCTGACACCGGACCGGGCTGCCGTGGTTCAAGCCAGCGGCTGGCTGGACGGAGGTGATTCTCCGTTGCTCCAGCGGGGTGAGCGGATCGGTTGGCGTCGCTGGCTGGAAGCCATGGATCGTGTGGTGGAGGAGGTGCTGGAGCGACAGCCGCCGTCCTTGGCTGCCCCGCTGGAGGCCGCTGAGCCCCCGAGCACGCTCAATCCCGAGCAGCAGGCTGCAGTGCTGGCCATGGATGAGGCCGCCGTCGTGCTGCTCAGTGGAGGCCCCGGTACAGGCAAGACCAGCACCGTGGTGGAGCTGCTGCGGCGGGCAACGCAGCGCCATCCCAGCTTGCGGATCGGGCTGGCGGCACCCACAGGCAAGGCAGCGCGGCGCTTGGGGGATGCGGTGTGCCCCCGATGGAGGGAACTGCCCTGTTTCACATTGCATCGCTGGCTGGAGGCGACCGGTGATGGCTTCCGTCGCCATCGTCAGCAACCACTGGAGCTGGATCTGCTGGTGGTTGATGAGATGTCGATGGTGGATCTGGGGCTGATGAGCGCCTTGCTTGAGGCGTTACCGGATCCATGCCGATTGCTTTTGGTCGGCGATCCGGCGCAATTGCCTCCGGTCGGAAGTGGTGCTGTCTGGGAACGTCTCCAAGACTCTGATGTGCGCGAACGCCTCGGACCGGCTGCGGTTGAGTTGGTGCAGACCTATCGCAATCGCGGGGCGATGGCGGCGTTGGCGACGACCCTGCGGCAGGAGGGAATGGAGGCGTTCAGGCGTGATCTGGAGCAGCTGCCGGCAACGGCCAACGTTCAGCACCAGAGGGCCAGCCTTCGTCGGCTGCCGGCATCGGTGAAAGATGGCTGGTCCGAGCGGCATCTGCGCCTTTCCAACCTGGCCCGTGGGTTGTTGCAGCGTCCTGAGTCTGAGCTGAACGATGCAGCAACACCGTTGCTCCTGGAACTGGAGAGAGATCTGCTGCTTTGCCCCCGCCGTCGCGGACCGTGGAGCCTCGAGGACGTGCATCGAGCCCTGTTGGGCGCGGGTGGGTGGAAGGATCCGTTGCGCTGGCCCGAGGGGGTGCCGGTGATCTGCGGTGGTAACCAGCCGGAGCTGGGGCTCGCCAATGGCGATCTCGGCGTCAAGCTGGGCTCTGGGGATCAGAGCCGTGTTTTGTTCCGTGTGATGACAGCGGATGGACAGGCCCGGGTCCGTCGGTTGCATCCAGCCCGGCTGACGTTGCTGGAGCCTGCACTGGCCCTCACCATTCATCGGGCCCAGGGAAGTGAGGCCGAGCGGGTCACCGTGCTCTGGCCGCAGCTGCAGCAAGACCATGTCGCCTACGACAGTCGTCTCCTCTACACAGCAATCACGCGGGCGCGTGGCAGCCTGGAACTGATCACAGCGCTTCAGAGCTGA